In Peromyscus leucopus breed LL Stock chromosome 16_21, UCI_PerLeu_2.1, whole genome shotgun sequence, a single genomic region encodes these proteins:
- the Atat1 gene encoding alpha-tubulin N-acetyltransferase 1 isoform X5 codes for MEFPFDVDALFPERITVLDQHLRPPARRPGTTTPARVDLQQQIMTIVDELGKASAKAQHLPAPITSACRMQSNRHVVYILKDTSARSAGKGAIIGFLKVGYKKLFVLDDREAHNEVEPLCILDFYIHESVQRHGHGRELFQYMLQKERVEPHQLAIDRPSPKLLKFLNKHYNLETTVPQVNNFVIFEGFFAHQHPPARKLPPKRAEGDIKPYSSSDREFLKVAVEPPWPLNRAPRRATPPAHPPPRSSSLGSSPDRGPLRPFVPEQELLRSLRLCPPHPTARLLLASDPGGSPAQRRRTSSLPRSEESRY; via the exons ATGGAGTTCCCGTTCGATGTGGATGCGCTGTTCCCGGAGCGGATCACCGTGCTGGACCAGCACCTGCGGCCTCCGGCCCGCCGACCCGGAACCACAACGCCGGCCCG TGTGGATCTGCAGCAGCAAATCATGACTATTGTAGACGAGCTGGGCAAGGCCTCTGCCAAG GCCCAGCACCTGCCCGCACCCATCACCAGTGCTTGCAGAATGCAGAGTAACCGCCATGTTGTTTATATACTAAAGGACACTTCAGCCCGATC GGCAGGGAAAGGAGCCATTATTGGTTTCCTCAAAGTTGGATACAAGAAGCTCTTTGTACTG GATGACCGCGAAGCTCACAATGAGGTAGAACCACTTTGCATTCTGGACTTTTACATCCACGAGTCGGTGCAGCGGCACGGCCACGGGCGGGAGCTCTTCCAGTATATGTTACAG AAAGAGCGAGTTGAACCACACCAGCTGGCCATTGATCGACCGTCACCAAAGCTGCTGAAGTTCCTGAACAAGCACTACAACCTGGAGACCACAGTCCCGCAG GTGAACAACTTTGTGATCTTTGAAGGCTTCTTTGCCCATCAGCATC CTCCAGCACGGAAGCTGCCACCCAAAAGGGCAGAGGGAGACATCAAGCCATACTCCTCCAGTGACAGAGAAT tCCTGaaggtggctgtggagcctcctTGGCCCCTGAACAGGGCCCCTCGCCGCGCCACCCCTCCAGCTCACCCACCCCCACGCTCTAGCAGCCTGGGAAGCTCTCCAGATCGGGGTCCCCTCCGACCCTTTGTGCCAGAGCAAGAGCTGCTCCGCTCCCTGCGTCTCTGCCCCCCACACCCCACTGCCCGCCTTCTGCTGGCCTCTGACCCTGGGGGCAGCCCAGCCCAGCGCAGACGCACCAG CTCCCTTCCCCGCTCTGAGGAGAGTCGATACTGA
- the Atat1 gene encoding alpha-tubulin N-acetyltransferase 1 isoform X1: protein MEFPFDVDALFPERITVLDQHLRPPARRPGTTTPARVDLQQQIMTIVDELGKASAKAQHLPAPITSACRMQSNRHVVYILKDTSARSAGKGAIIGFLKVGYKKLFVLDDREAHNEVEPLCILDFYIHESVQRHGHGRELFQYMLQKERVEPHQLAIDRPSPKLLKFLNKHYNLETTVPQVNNFVIFEGFFAHQHRPPAPSLRATRHSRAAEVDPTPAAPARKLPPKRAEGDIKPYSSSDREFLKVAVEPPWPLNRAPRRATPPAHPPPRSSSLGSSPDRGPLRPFVPEQELLRSLRLCPPHPTARLLLASDPGGSPAQRRRTRVTPRGLAAQSCHYSRHGGISTSSLGTGNQERKQGEQEAEDRLSSEDQVLLTFGSGEEPSSTVAPTVQNRSAQSWPVGGDVVNARFIRNLQERRSTRPW, encoded by the exons ATGGAGTTCCCGTTCGATGTGGATGCGCTGTTCCCGGAGCGGATCACCGTGCTGGACCAGCACCTGCGGCCTCCGGCCCGCCGACCCGGAACCACAACGCCGGCCCG TGTGGATCTGCAGCAGCAAATCATGACTATTGTAGACGAGCTGGGCAAGGCCTCTGCCAAG GCCCAGCACCTGCCCGCACCCATCACCAGTGCTTGCAGAATGCAGAGTAACCGCCATGTTGTTTATATACTAAAGGACACTTCAGCCCGATC GGCAGGGAAAGGAGCCATTATTGGTTTCCTCAAAGTTGGATACAAGAAGCTCTTTGTACTG GATGACCGCGAAGCTCACAATGAGGTAGAACCACTTTGCATTCTGGACTTTTACATCCACGAGTCGGTGCAGCGGCACGGCCACGGGCGGGAGCTCTTCCAGTATATGTTACAG AAAGAGCGAGTTGAACCACACCAGCTGGCCATTGATCGACCGTCACCAAAGCTGCTGAAGTTCCTGAACAAGCACTACAACCTGGAGACCACAGTCCCGCAG GTGAACAACTTTGTGATCTTTGAAGGCTTCTTTGCCCATCAGCATC GGCCCCCAGCTCCCTCTCTGAGGGCAACTCGACACTCTCGTGCTGCGGAGGTCGATCCCACGCCTGCTG CTCCAGCACGGAAGCTGCCACCCAAAAGGGCAGAGGGAGACATCAAGCCATACTCCTCCAGTGACAGAGAAT tCCTGaaggtggctgtggagcctcctTGGCCCCTGAACAGGGCCCCTCGCCGCGCCACCCCTCCAGCTCACCCACCCCCACGCTCTAGCAGCCTGGGAAGCTCTCCAGATCGGGGTCCCCTCCGACCCTTTGTGCCAGAGCAAGAGCTGCTCCGCTCCCTGCGTCTCTGCCCCCCACACCCCACTGCCCGCCTTCTGCTGGCCTCTGACCCTGGGGGCAGCCCAGCCCAGCGCAGACGCACCAG GGTGACTCCCCGGGGGCTGGCAGCCCAAAGCTGCCACTACAGCCGCCATGGGGGAATCAGTACCTCATCCCTGGGTACAG GCAACCAAGAACGGAAGCAgggggaacaggaagcagaggatag GTTGTCCAGTGAGGATCAGGTCTTGTTAACCTTTGGGTCTGGGGAGGAACCCTCGAGTACAGTTGCTCCCACGGTCCAGAATCGATCAGCTCAGTCCTGGCCGGTGGGTGGGGACGTCGTCAACGCCAGGTTCATCCGAAACCTGCAGGAACGCCGCAGCACCCGGCCTTGGTGA
- the Atat1 gene encoding alpha-tubulin N-acetyltransferase 1 isoform X2, which produces MEFPFDVDALFPERITVLDQHLRPPARRPGTTTPARVDLQQQIMTIVDELGKASAKAQHLPAPITSACRMQSNRHVVYILKDTSARSAGKGAIIGFLKVGYKKLFVLDDREAHNEVEPLCILDFYIHESVQRHGHGRELFQYMLQKERVEPHQLAIDRPSPKLLKFLNKHYNLETTVPQVNNFVIFEGFFAHQHPPARKLPPKRAEGDIKPYSSSDREFLKVAVEPPWPLNRAPRRATPPAHPPPRSSSLGSSPDRGPLRPFVPEQELLRSLRLCPPHPTARLLLASDPGGSPAQRRRTRVTPRGLAAQSCHYSRHGGISTSSLGTGNQERKQGEQEAEDRLSSEDQVLLTFGSGEEPSSTVAPTVQNRSAQSWPVGGDVVNARFIRNLQERRSTRPW; this is translated from the exons ATGGAGTTCCCGTTCGATGTGGATGCGCTGTTCCCGGAGCGGATCACCGTGCTGGACCAGCACCTGCGGCCTCCGGCCCGCCGACCCGGAACCACAACGCCGGCCCG TGTGGATCTGCAGCAGCAAATCATGACTATTGTAGACGAGCTGGGCAAGGCCTCTGCCAAG GCCCAGCACCTGCCCGCACCCATCACCAGTGCTTGCAGAATGCAGAGTAACCGCCATGTTGTTTATATACTAAAGGACACTTCAGCCCGATC GGCAGGGAAAGGAGCCATTATTGGTTTCCTCAAAGTTGGATACAAGAAGCTCTTTGTACTG GATGACCGCGAAGCTCACAATGAGGTAGAACCACTTTGCATTCTGGACTTTTACATCCACGAGTCGGTGCAGCGGCACGGCCACGGGCGGGAGCTCTTCCAGTATATGTTACAG AAAGAGCGAGTTGAACCACACCAGCTGGCCATTGATCGACCGTCACCAAAGCTGCTGAAGTTCCTGAACAAGCACTACAACCTGGAGACCACAGTCCCGCAG GTGAACAACTTTGTGATCTTTGAAGGCTTCTTTGCCCATCAGCATC CTCCAGCACGGAAGCTGCCACCCAAAAGGGCAGAGGGAGACATCAAGCCATACTCCTCCAGTGACAGAGAAT tCCTGaaggtggctgtggagcctcctTGGCCCCTGAACAGGGCCCCTCGCCGCGCCACCCCTCCAGCTCACCCACCCCCACGCTCTAGCAGCCTGGGAAGCTCTCCAGATCGGGGTCCCCTCCGACCCTTTGTGCCAGAGCAAGAGCTGCTCCGCTCCCTGCGTCTCTGCCCCCCACACCCCACTGCCCGCCTTCTGCTGGCCTCTGACCCTGGGGGCAGCCCAGCCCAGCGCAGACGCACCAG GGTGACTCCCCGGGGGCTGGCAGCCCAAAGCTGCCACTACAGCCGCCATGGGGGAATCAGTACCTCATCCCTGGGTACAG GCAACCAAGAACGGAAGCAgggggaacaggaagcagaggatag GTTGTCCAGTGAGGATCAGGTCTTGTTAACCTTTGGGTCTGGGGAGGAACCCTCGAGTACAGTTGCTCCCACGGTCCAGAATCGATCAGCTCAGTCCTGGCCGGTGGGTGGGGACGTCGTCAACGCCAGGTTCATCCGAAACCTGCAGGAACGCCGCAGCACCCGGCCTTGGTGA
- the Atat1 gene encoding alpha-tubulin N-acetyltransferase 1 isoform X4: MEFPFDVDALFPERITVLDQHLRPPARRPGTTTPARVDLQQQIMTIVDELGKASAKAQHLPAPITSACRMQSNRHVVYILKDTSARSAGKGAIIGFLKVGYKKLFVLDDREAHNEVEPLCILDFYIHESVQRHGHGRELFQYMLQKERVEPHQLAIDRPSPKLLKFLNKHYNLETTVPQVNNFVIFEGFFAHQHRPPAPSLRATRHSRAAEVDPTPAAPARKLPPKRAEGDIKPYSSSDREFLKVAVEPPWPLNRAPRRATPPAHPPPRSSSLGSSPDRGPLRPFVPEQELLRSLRLCPPHPTARLLLASDPGGSPAQRRRTSSLPRSEESRY, encoded by the exons ATGGAGTTCCCGTTCGATGTGGATGCGCTGTTCCCGGAGCGGATCACCGTGCTGGACCAGCACCTGCGGCCTCCGGCCCGCCGACCCGGAACCACAACGCCGGCCCG TGTGGATCTGCAGCAGCAAATCATGACTATTGTAGACGAGCTGGGCAAGGCCTCTGCCAAG GCCCAGCACCTGCCCGCACCCATCACCAGTGCTTGCAGAATGCAGAGTAACCGCCATGTTGTTTATATACTAAAGGACACTTCAGCCCGATC GGCAGGGAAAGGAGCCATTATTGGTTTCCTCAAAGTTGGATACAAGAAGCTCTTTGTACTG GATGACCGCGAAGCTCACAATGAGGTAGAACCACTTTGCATTCTGGACTTTTACATCCACGAGTCGGTGCAGCGGCACGGCCACGGGCGGGAGCTCTTCCAGTATATGTTACAG AAAGAGCGAGTTGAACCACACCAGCTGGCCATTGATCGACCGTCACCAAAGCTGCTGAAGTTCCTGAACAAGCACTACAACCTGGAGACCACAGTCCCGCAG GTGAACAACTTTGTGATCTTTGAAGGCTTCTTTGCCCATCAGCATC GGCCCCCAGCTCCCTCTCTGAGGGCAACTCGACACTCTCGTGCTGCGGAGGTCGATCCCACGCCTGCTG CTCCAGCACGGAAGCTGCCACCCAAAAGGGCAGAGGGAGACATCAAGCCATACTCCTCCAGTGACAGAGAAT tCCTGaaggtggctgtggagcctcctTGGCCCCTGAACAGGGCCCCTCGCCGCGCCACCCCTCCAGCTCACCCACCCCCACGCTCTAGCAGCCTGGGAAGCTCTCCAGATCGGGGTCCCCTCCGACCCTTTGTGCCAGAGCAAGAGCTGCTCCGCTCCCTGCGTCTCTGCCCCCCACACCCCACTGCCCGCCTTCTGCTGGCCTCTGACCCTGGGGGCAGCCCAGCCCAGCGCAGACGCACCAG CTCCCTTCCCCGCTCTGAGGAGAGTCGATACTGA
- the Atat1 gene encoding alpha-tubulin N-acetyltransferase 1 isoform X3 yields MTIVDELGKASAKAQHLPAPITSACRMQSNRHVVYILKDTSARSAGKGAIIGFLKVGYKKLFVLDDREAHNEVEPLCILDFYIHESVQRHGHGRELFQYMLQKERVEPHQLAIDRPSPKLLKFLNKHYNLETTVPQVNNFVIFEGFFAHQHRPPAPSLRATRHSRAAEVDPTPAAPARKLPPKRAEGDIKPYSSSDREFLKVAVEPPWPLNRAPRRATPPAHPPPRSSSLGSSPDRGPLRPFVPEQELLRSLRLCPPHPTARLLLASDPGGSPAQRRRTRVTPRGLAAQSCHYSRHGGISTSSLGTGNQERKQGEQEAEDRLSSEDQVLLTFGSGEEPSSTVAPTVQNRSAQSWPVGGDVVNARFIRNLQERRSTRPW; encoded by the exons ATGACTATTGTAGACGAGCTGGGCAAGGCCTCTGCCAAG GCCCAGCACCTGCCCGCACCCATCACCAGTGCTTGCAGAATGCAGAGTAACCGCCATGTTGTTTATATACTAAAGGACACTTCAGCCCGATC GGCAGGGAAAGGAGCCATTATTGGTTTCCTCAAAGTTGGATACAAGAAGCTCTTTGTACTG GATGACCGCGAAGCTCACAATGAGGTAGAACCACTTTGCATTCTGGACTTTTACATCCACGAGTCGGTGCAGCGGCACGGCCACGGGCGGGAGCTCTTCCAGTATATGTTACAG AAAGAGCGAGTTGAACCACACCAGCTGGCCATTGATCGACCGTCACCAAAGCTGCTGAAGTTCCTGAACAAGCACTACAACCTGGAGACCACAGTCCCGCAG GTGAACAACTTTGTGATCTTTGAAGGCTTCTTTGCCCATCAGCATC GGCCCCCAGCTCCCTCTCTGAGGGCAACTCGACACTCTCGTGCTGCGGAGGTCGATCCCACGCCTGCTG CTCCAGCACGGAAGCTGCCACCCAAAAGGGCAGAGGGAGACATCAAGCCATACTCCTCCAGTGACAGAGAAT tCCTGaaggtggctgtggagcctcctTGGCCCCTGAACAGGGCCCCTCGCCGCGCCACCCCTCCAGCTCACCCACCCCCACGCTCTAGCAGCCTGGGAAGCTCTCCAGATCGGGGTCCCCTCCGACCCTTTGTGCCAGAGCAAGAGCTGCTCCGCTCCCTGCGTCTCTGCCCCCCACACCCCACTGCCCGCCTTCTGCTGGCCTCTGACCCTGGGGGCAGCCCAGCCCAGCGCAGACGCACCAG GGTGACTCCCCGGGGGCTGGCAGCCCAAAGCTGCCACTACAGCCGCCATGGGGGAATCAGTACCTCATCCCTGGGTACAG GCAACCAAGAACGGAAGCAgggggaacaggaagcagaggatag GTTGTCCAGTGAGGATCAGGTCTTGTTAACCTTTGGGTCTGGGGAGGAACCCTCGAGTACAGTTGCTCCCACGGTCCAGAATCGATCAGCTCAGTCCTGGCCGGTGGGTGGGGACGTCGTCAACGCCAGGTTCATCCGAAACCTGCAGGAACGCCGCAGCACCCGGCCTTGGTGA
- the C16_21H6orf136 gene encoding uncharacterized protein C6orf136 homolog, with amino-acid sequence MYRPSRGAARRLGPCLRAYQARPQDQLSPRTLPFPPTWPHSTPPTSPSFPLLWSLTPPHPPPTHPLPQALPPPVSQVQALNSLWVALPLGKREEGPGPELHSGCLDGLRSLFEGPPCPSPGALIPFQAPGASHPSPAAPSRDQSMEEHLAVMYERLRQELPTLFLRSHDYTLYSMDVEFINEILNIRTKGRTWYVMSLTLCRFLAWNYFAQFQLEVLQLTRHPENWTLQARWRLVGLPIHMLFLRFYRRDKEELYRTFDAYSTFYLNSSGLICRHHLDKLTPSHSPPTPVKKLLVGALVALGLSEPEPNLHMCSKA; translated from the exons ATGTACCGCCCGAGCCGGGGGGCCGCCCGGCGCCTCGGGCCCTGCCTGCGCGCCTACCAGGCTCGACCCCAG GACCAGCTTTCTCCTCGGACTCTGCCGTTCCCACCCACCTggccccactccaccccacccacttctccatcttttcctcttctctggtctctcacacccccacatcctcctcccacccaccctcttCCTCAGGCTCTCCCGCCACCTGTCTCTCAGGTCCAGGCTCTCAACTCTTTGTGGGTGGCTCTTCCTCTAGGAAAGCGGGAGGAGGGACCAGGACCTGAGCTGCACAGTGGTTGTCTGGATGGGCTTAGGAGCCTTTTTGAGGGACCCCCTTGCCCCTCTCCTGGGGCTTTGATACCTTTCCAAGCTCCTGGagcttcccacccctcccctgctgCCCCATCAAGAGATCAGAGTATGGAGGAGCACCTGGCTGTCATGtatgagagactgaggcaggag CTTCCTACCCTCTTCCTTCGTTCCCATGACTACACTCTGTATTCAATGGATGTGGAATTCATCAATGAGATCCTGAACATCCGTACCAa GGGCCGGACATGGTACGTTATGTCCCTGACCCTCTGCCGCTTCCTGGCGTGGAACTATTTTGCACAGTTTCAGTTGGAGGTTCTGCAGCTGACCCGCCACCCTGAGAACTGGACCCTGCAAGCCCGCTGGCGTCTAGTAGGTCTGCCCATACATATGCTCTTCCTGCGTTTCTACAGGCGTGATAAAGAGGAGCTTTACCG GACCTTCGATGCCTATTCCACCTTCTACCTGAATTCCAGTGGCCTCATTTGTCGCCATCACCTGGACAAG CTGACGCCTTCACACTCACCTCCAACGCCTGTGAAGAAGCTGCTGGTGGGAGCTCTGGTGGCCCTGGGGCTGTCAGAGCCAGAGCCCAACTTGCACATGTGTTCCAAGGCCTGA